The genomic window AAACGATGGAATCAATACTATGCTCAGGTGTACTAACGACTTGTTTGATTTGTTCGGCGAATTGTTGCGTGTCTAAAGTCTGATGATTCTCCAAGACGAGCGAAATCCGTTCTCCATCTTTGCTGCCATGGCCTGTGGTGTATAACAGTAAAAGTTTTTGTTTGCCGGGCGCTTGAGCAATTTGAGCGAGCAGATTTTGGATGCCCTCGATCGTTCCAGGTGCTGAATGGATACCTTGGATAGAAGGTGGGTGTGAGGTAGCCAGGTACATGTTTTCGGGCTGAACTTTTAAATAAGCAAATAAACGAGCCATATTGTGTAGATTCCCAATATGACGATCCTCTTCATCACCATTAATAAAAAGCAGATAAACTTCGTCATGCGGGGGTAAATTCAGCGTTACTTTCGAAACTGAACTTTCAGAACCAGTCACATTTTTCCAAAGTCTAATTCTGTTTTCCAATGCGGTGCTAGGGTTGAGTTGAATTTGTTGAGGGCAAATAGCTTCAGGACTACCGTCTGGAATTTTGGCAAAATTTTCGTTTGTCAAATTATCAATGGAGTTACTAATAAGAGGCGAAGCAAAGATGCAATTAAAGCCTTCTATTTCTTCCAGAGTAAAATTATTTGAGCCCTGACTAAGTTGCGAGGCTTGCTGCTTTTCTTCTTCCGATAATTTTCCATCTAAATTTTGGTCAATGGAATTAGCATATTGCGTAAGCCATGCCAGAGAATACTGGATGCGAATGCCAGAATAATCGTTCAAATTTCCCCCCATGGCCCCTAAAAATAGGGCCAATTTAAGGCTTTAATCGGTTATTTTATAGATTAGGTGCTATTATTTTTTAACCGGACGATAATCATCCTAATTTCGATTGCAGGGGTTCCTAAATTATACTAACCAAATGAGGAGGCTTTATGCAGTATCGAATTGAAAAAGACACGATGGGTGAAGTGCAGGTGCCAGCGACGGCCTATTATGGGGCGCAGACGGCTCGGTCGATTATGAATTTTAAGATTGGGGGCGATCGGTTTCCTAGGCCGTTGATACGTGCATTGGGTATTTTAAAAAAAGCGGCGGCCCAAACTAATTTGGAACTGAAAAAATTACCTGCTGATAAGGCTAAACTCATCTTACAAGCAGCTGATGAAGTGATCGAGGGCAAACTCGATGAACATTTTCCCTTGGTGGTGTGGCAAACCGGCAGTGGTACGCAAACCAACATGAATGCCAATGAAGTGATTGCGAATCGTGCCATTGAGTTGGGTGGGGGCAAGTTGGGTGATAAGGCGATGGTTCATCCCAATGATCATGTGAACATGTCGCAAAGTAGCAATGATACCTTTCCCACGGCTATGCATATTGCGGCAGTGGAGCAGATTCATCATCGTTTGATCCCTGCGCTAACCCAACTCAAAGAGGCCCTGGCAAAAAAGAGCGAAAATTTTGCAAAAATTATTAAGATTGGTCGCACCCACTTAATGGACGCGGTTCCGCTAACGTTGGGCCAAGAATTTTCGGGCTATGTTCAACAACTTGAAAATGGCTTACAACGAATCAACGCGGCCTTGCCACGTTTATGTGAATTAGCCCTGGGAGGCACTGCGGTAGGGACGGGGCTTAACACCCATCCTCAATTTGCAGAAAACGGTGCCAAAAAAATTGCTGAGCTGACGGGTCTGCCCTTTAAATCCGCCCCCAACAAATTTGAAGCGTTAGCAAGTCACGATGCCATGGTAGAAGCCAGTGGGGTGCTTAAGGTGCTAGCGGTTTCTCTCCACAAGATTGCTAACGACATTCGCTTTTTGGGTAGTGGCCCGCGCTGTGGGCTGGGAGAATTATCATTGCCCGAAAATGAGCCCGGTAGTTCAATTATGCCCGGCAAAGTCAACCCCACACAGTCAGAGGCCATGACCATGGTGTGTGCACAGGTGATTGGCAATGATGCCGCGGTCACTTTTTCTGGGGCGAGTGGC from Deltaproteobacteria bacterium includes these protein-coding regions:
- the fumC gene encoding class II fumarate hydratase, translated to MQYRIEKDTMGEVQVPATAYYGAQTARSIMNFKIGGDRFPRPLIRALGILKKAAAQTNLELKKLPADKAKLILQAADEVIEGKLDEHFPLVVWQTGSGTQTNMNANEVIANRAIELGGGKLGDKAMVHPNDHVNMSQSSNDTFPTAMHIAAVEQIHHRLIPALTQLKEALAKKSENFAKIIKIGRTHLMDAVPLTLGQEFSGYVQQLENGLQRINAALPRLCELALGGTAVGTGLNTHPQFAENGAKKIAELTGLPFKSAPNKFEALASHDAMVEASGVLKVLAVSLHKIANDIRFLGSGPRCGLGELSLPENEPGSSIMPGKVNPTQSEAMTMVCAQVIGNDAAVTFSGASGHFELNVYKPVIIFNILNSIRLLADACDSFRQNCVVGIEANVERIQRYVQESLMLVTALNSKIGYDNAAKIAKNAHAKNITLKASGIELKLLTAEQYDEWVRPENMLGPK